The Branchiostoma floridae strain S238N-H82 chromosome 6, Bfl_VNyyK, whole genome shotgun sequence genomic interval TAAAGATGCTGTAAAAACCTTCCTGAAAGACCCCTGGAGGTATAGGAACAAGTCTGAAGTTTTTTTCGACCACGTAAATGTGACTTGGGACGGTACCAGAAACCCCTTGAGCTTTGACCTGGGGTGGCCAGCTGAAAAGGCAGACAAAGAGGTAAGGAATGATCActaatttttgttttaaaattaaCAGTATTATCTATATTTCATCAAATGTCCTTGACATTTCAAGAAtagatggtacatgtagttaattaACATACATTAATACATTGGATCTGATCATTTATGATTGTTGATGGTAAAATTTGAGCAGGTACTTTTCAGCTTCTGCTTTTAGCAactgtttatttcttttcttgaaCAACATTCAGGAAGAAGCTAGCATCTACATCACTCAACTGGACAAAGAGTTTACCCTTGTGATGATATTAGAGCACTTGGATGAATCAGTTGTTATGCTGAGGCGTTTGATGTGCTGGGAGATTAGGGACGTTGTCTATTTCTTGAGAATTGAAAATAAGCGCTACTACGCTTTCAAGAGGTATGAAGCAACACCAGAAGAACTGGATAATCACCGTCGTTGGAGTGCAGTGGATTACATGTTGTATGACACTTTCAACAAGTCGCTTTGGAGAAAGATTGCTGCTCAGGTAATGGTAATTTTCGTGCCGTTGTGCTGACATGCATCAAACTTCAAAGGTTCTCCATCTTCATAAGCCAATTCTTTATGATATAGAAGAGCCAGACTGTGAATTTTGAACAGATTTCAGACATCACACAAGATATGACTTTTGACTTGACTTAAACCAACTACACACAAAACACCAACAGCTGTGATTCAAGTCTGGGACTCATCAGCAATACTACAGAATGCTTGAACTGTTAGTTACACCAGCCTGAAGAAGTATTTGCCTAATATTAAAACCAAAATTTCCCCTCTATTATCATTTATAGGGTCCAGACTTTTTTGATGAGCTCCAATACTTTAGACGCATCAGGGTGGAAGTGAGTCATCATTGCACGGAAATGatgaatacacacaaaaatgaaacaCTGACTGTCAAAGAATCCAGATGGAGTCCTGAGTTTGACGTGGACTACACATACTGTTCATACATATACTCAAAAAGGGTGAgtataaaaaaatgcaattataTATCATCCATATCAGAATATTGCAATTCCATGCCAATTTACACTTTTCTTTCGCTTCATATATAAATTTGCTTTCTAGGTTCGCAGACTTGATGAAGTGATGCGGGGGTACAGAATTACCAGAAAGGAATTAGACCACAGTGTCATGGACACGGTTATCAACGTATTGCTCAAACACAAAGGATTTCCCACGTTCAAAAACATACAAGATGCCCATGCAGCTGGTATTGTAGGTATGCATACTCATAAGATACGTGCTGTGGGTAAGTACCAGTACAGATGATTCGGGTACAGGTCCGGATCAGGTcaagaggattaggtccagccCTGGATCTGCACCTGATTGTTTGTTACAACTTGCGTCCTCAACTCTGGATCTTTGACATGTGTCTATGAAAACTGAAAATTTCGAGGTGGACTAAAAATGTGGTCATCTTGAGACCAAGTTTAAGCTCTTGTTATTTAATTGGACCGGTAAGACACTGAACATGTGAACGCCTgccaatctgttcattttctaatcggtcaaaaatctggtccactgaatTTTCCAGGTCCAGTGTTTGCAGActggttcaacaagaaaaaaatggtttggtaccggtacccacccctaatacgCACTATTCAAAAACTGAATAAAGACATGGGCAAGTGTATTTCATGTACCTCAAATCTGTATGGCTTGGTGGGCATGTCCACACATGCAATGTCAGCCAGGGACTTGAACTGGGCATTGTGGTGGTCCTTCAGGAAGGACAGGACAGGAACCACTCCCTCTGGTGAGATCAACACCTGGCAAGACACAAGTTGGATAGGTTAGAACACATGCTAACTATGCTTTAATGCAGAGAGAAATCAAGAATTTTCCTTTATCAAAGTTtatgtgttatacatgtaagctgGAGGTACATCCTTTCTCTAATGGTTActaagatacatgtaaatgtatatttacTTCTAgagatattgcataatatctGGATCATCATTGTTAAGTCCATTTCAATGATATGTTAAGTTTGCATTGTGCTACTCTACGACATACACACTGTATCAGTGTTAATGAATacaatagaaatacaaaatgtaaaagtatccAAAGTAACATTTAAAGATTTTGTAACCACTTTTCAATTGCCCTTGGCTTACTTGTGTGTTAAAATATTGAGCTGATATTAGACTTCTGTAGGTTAGGTATGACATTTAAGATAAGCAaatatgatacatttgtacctcgAGTTCATTTTGGCTGGTAACCTGGACTGTCTGCACGTACTTGGGGAGACATTCGGCCACATACTCCCCAAACACTGTCAGCTGGTTTCTCATCACTTCATCCTGGGGCCGTATGGTAGCTGGGATACATGCAATGAAGAAAATCCTTTACAAACTCTCAACAATGGTAAAAGAAGACCAGAGAACTTTCCTAACTTTCAACTTTTCACATTTGTATTCATGTACACATTAATTGCATTAACTATGATTTTAGAATACCTATATAGAAAAAGATGGTTAAATTGTATGAATGATAATTTTCAAATATCCTTTGATTTGTGAAAAGTATGTTATTCAGCCTGTGGCTGTGATAAACATGTGCCTTCCTGAGCTGATCACAATGATCATGTGTGtaataaaccattttttcattcatattgAATCATGATCATAATAAACTGATCATTAAGATCATAATAAACaattcatacattgtacattttaaaataagCCGGTCTtaatattgatgataataaaccattcattaattcatttatacattgtacagtcaatAGGACTTGTAACAAAGGAGCTTTAGAAAAGCTCCTTGTTGTAACGTGcactttacaaaatgtataatattCTTAACTTTAGAAAAAGTACTTTCGTTACCAAAACAACACTGGTACTTAGTACCTTTCTGAGAACATGCCATTCCCTAAATAACAACGCACACATTAGTAGTGTATCTCATGGTATGCAGCTGGCTACTAGTATGTATTAAAGCTCCCATTCCACAAAATTTTGAAACGTGCAAAATTTTGCCTTGCAACACCTGCTTGGTTGAGATACTTATGTAACATGACTTACTCAGTCCACCTGACGCATTGGAACAAAGCACTCTCGCACTAGTATGGAGAGCCTGACGCTTTAAATGAGCTGGAGAAGAAAAAACAGCATGTCATTTTCCACAAGAGCAGGTACGATTTGCTGAAGATAAAATTATGTTACGACGGATGGCGTTCAAGAACTTTGTATACTATAACATGTTCTGTGCCGGTGACCTCACCCCATTCAAAGCTAACACAACAGACTAACAAAGACAATGCGTTCCCAATTTAGTACGCTAGCAATCCATAGAGTTTCTTAGATTTATCAAATGCTTAATAAAACACACTACAGCGAATCCTCACCCCCATTTCGTAGCAAATTTCCAGACGAGTGCAGTAACCTTCCCAAAcaggccgccattttggttaGCACTGGTGAACAAGACGGCTGCGATTGGTTGATATCTATCACGTGATAACAAAATTGTGATGATTTATTTCgcattttagaaaataacatAGATTCGTGGCAAAATTATAAcaggaaatactgtaaaatgaatCTTAAAACTTTCGTTCAAGGTGGACTAGTCAAGGTGAATATAATTTTGATTCGCACCAGATCAAGAGGTCAAAGGTTGTCTTCGGCAAAAAACAAAGTGGTCGTCTGCTAGCAGCTCCCCACTAAAACCGATGTCGTATGGCTGATCACTGGTTTTATCTGCTTATATCTTCCCCTTAAGTGCATTTTGGCAGAGGAAGAAATTTGTTACTGAAGACCATGTCTGAAAAAGACAGACGGTTGTCTTCTGCGAGCTCGACGTCGACTGCAAcggagaggggaggggggcaggagaGAGAGAAGCTACAGTTGCTGTCCCTTTCCACTGGCAAGTTTATGGACATTCCAGAGAAAGACAGGGTTGGTTTCAACATTTGCAGAAGGTTTAGCATGATCGTTACTTAGTGAACTGTTAGTTTTAGCCACTATTGCACTATGGTATAAACTTTGTATGATAAAAGTTACAGATACTAATGCCATAGTTTTAAAACTAATTTTGATTAAATTGGTTAACTATGTTATTTGCATCCCCCTCATCAGATTGGTAAATGTCGGAGTGTTCAAGAGTTTGAGAAACTCAACAGACTCGGCGAGGGCACCTATGGCATAGTTTGTAAGTATGATACATCTTTGCTATGttatttgtgtttctttccCTTTGAATGTCTAGATTGTATCAAAAATATAATCTGAAATGTCAGTCTACAGTCACATGTTTGCTTTTTCAAATTTACATTTACGATACATCAGATTGATTAAAGAGTAATGTTAATCTTCCAATGTTCCAGATCGAGCCAGGGACACACGGTCCGGAGAGATTGTTGCTCTTAAGAAGATGAGGATGGATCGGGAGAAGGATGGTAAATCTGCATCCGTCTACCTCAACTGTATAAACCTGGACACGTATTTGTGAAACTAATTTATGTATTGCAACATTACTATTCTTTGCACATGTCCATATCCAtccctgtttgtttgtacattgaTCATTATGCAATTGCTAGTACTAGTTATCTAATGCATTGTGGGCTAAGCAGATGAGATGGACAATGTGAAGAgactacacacatgtatatgcatCCATCCCCATTCTAGaccctttgttttgtttgtacttACTAGCATTGATCATTATGTAGCTGACAGTACTAAGTAATCCAATGTATTGTGAGCTAAACAGTAAATAAGATGATGAGATGGACCATGTGCAGAGACTATACAGGCTTtacattgacgtcatactaatcataatttgaatcctGTGACggccatgttggcgggtaattgaataaAGCATTAGCATCTTTGTATGCTTAACAGAAGTATGCTGAcaaacatggcgcagatgatgTCAAATGAAGGAGGTTTggacctccttggtcaaatgAAAGGCCTGAATATGCAAATTCTGTACTTTCCACTATCAAATGAAATGTATCGTTTACATCCCCCTCTTCCCCAGGACTGCCCATCAGTGGGCTACGTGAGATCACACTGCTGCTGAATGTGACCCACAGGAACATTGTTGACCTGAAGGAAGTAGTGGTGGGGACCAAGAGTCTAGAAAGCATCTTCCTGGTCATGGAGTACTGTGAACAGGACCTGGCCAGCCTGTTAGATAATATGGACACCCCATTCTCAGAGGCACAGGTCTGTGTGGACCAATCTGATCAGAGCACTACTCATAGTTTCTTGCAATGGAAGTAGTCTAGTATCCAAACCTATAAGTATTACTGCCACTGAGTCTCTTTGTCTTATTTgtggaaaacaacaaaagacttggcagctATGGATACCAGGTTTGTATACCAGGCTATAACTAATATAATGGAAAGTCTTGTGATTTGAAGTTCAATGGAAGctgccataggattaattctagttcacctttatctgcagggtaacctaaatccaTTGTATTTACAAACATGATACTTATATATGGTGGTTTCAACTGCaagaaatatatgaaaatatttgcaatttaaaaccaccgtccattaATTTGATGTTTAAAAAGAAGGGtgttctgtccttggtacttcAGGTGAAGTGCATCATGCTGCAGGTGTTCAATGGGCTGGAATATCTCCATGACAACTTCATCATCCACAGGGACCTGAAGGTTTCCAACCTCCTCATGACAGACAAGGGCTGCATCAAGATTGGTGAGTCAGGTGGTGGGAATCAAAGGATACAAGCTACTGCTAAATGagtgtaatacaatgtattttattcTCTTAGGATATGATCCATCATACTAGGAAATCTTCACACTGATGCATGGATAGATTCTACGCTGTCGGTAGTatacaattttgtttttaaggTAAGGATTAGGTGTTATATATATTTGAGTTAAATATGTAAGTTCAGAGGACCTTGCATTGTGTTGAAATGTGAGTGCTATAAATATAGATGAGCTATAACTGTCATAGAATTATCTTACCCATAATTGATAAATGTAGGACCATGTTTTCAGTCTTCTCAGGTATACTTAAACATTGCTATGAAATTAATAGTTTTCACCAGCATACTAAAATGGATGAGATGTAAAATGGAAGTAACACGTTCTGTTGTTCTTGTATTCCATTGTCTATAGCTGACTTTGGTCTTGCCAGAACATTTGGACTGCCACCCAAGCCTATGACCCCCAGAGTTGTGACCCTCTGGTACAGGTCACCTGAGCTACTGCTGGGGGCCAAGACACAAACTACAGCTGTAGACATGTGGTAGGTTTCACTCTGCACCATAGATTGTTCATGCCNNNNNNNNNNNNNNNNNNNNNNNNNNNNNNNNNNNNNNNNNNNNNNNNNNNNNNNNNNNNNNNNNNNNNNNNNNNNNNNNNNNNNNNNNNNNNNNNNNNNNNNNNNNNNNNNNNNNNNNNNNNNNNNNNNNNNNNNNNNNNNNNNNNNNNNNNNNNNNNNNNNNNNNNNNNNNNNNNNNNNNNNNNNNNNNNNNNNNNNNNNNNNNNNNNNNNNNNNNNNNNNNNNNNNNNNNNNNNNNNNNNNNNNNNNNNNNNNNNNNNNNNNNNNNNNNNTTTTCCCCCATGCATATGCAATATATCAAACGGGAGAGCTATAACTCAAATGTGGTGACTTGAATATCCTTTGTTACCTTTCAGGGCTGCTGGTTGTATATTTGGGGAGCTTCTGGCCCATAAGCCTTTGCTTCCAGGCAGATCAGAAATCCACCAACTGGAACTTATTGTGGAATTGCTAGGTATATCACTTTTTAAGGACATATGTCATAGTTAGCTGTACTTAATTCTCATAAAGGTAGTTGACTGGCACAATGTAGCACATCTTCAGCTGAAACCCATCATTGCACTAATTTTTTTAAGCAACAACAGATTAAGCAGCAGATTTAAGTACAGCCTTTCATATTTATTGTCCTTCACATTTTCATAATGTTAGT includes:
- the LOC118418483 gene encoding galactose-3-O-sulfotransferase 2-like isoform X2, encoding MMSILYCYRIEETSAMLLRKAFSGGLVVGGTMLSLLLIMVHQLYQPSTFSQGYTSTQPDTLQAGVSNMIHREEQQLRMSTRQEEVTTSRFCIPQKKFVFIKTHKTGTCTTINIFQRYAIYNKLEVLMPVSQGPLSWPFPPEEADYIHTPDGTYDALMHHFVYNKTWLLTKFPPETPYISIIRDPFHHLKSQMNYYHLPMILGIEDSKDAVKTFLKDPWRYRNKSEVFFDHVNVTWDGTRNPLSFDLGWPAEKADKEEEASIYITQLDKEFTLVMILEHLDESVVMLRRLMCWEIRDVVYFLRIENKRYYAFKRYEATPEELDNHRRWSAVDYMLYDTFNKSLWRKIAAQGPDFFDELQYFRRIRVEVSHHCTEMMNTHKNETLTVKESRWSPEFDVDYTYCSYIYSKRVRRLDEVMRGYRITRKELDHSVMDTVINVLLKHKGFPTFKNIQDAHAAGIVGMHTHKIRAVGKYQYR
- the LOC118418483 gene encoding galactose-3-O-sulfotransferase 2-like isoform X1 — translated: MFINLSQFTAQGVNRLDPAKNSTIRFQLQRVRSNTTGTWTRTVCFSNFEHVTVYINEYSFYLCAYQYVFYSFSCREEQQLRMSTRQEEVTTSRFCIPQKKFVFIKTHKTGTCTTINIFQRYAIYNKLEVLMPVSQGPLSWPFPPEEADYIHTPDGTYDALMHHFVYNKTWLLTKFPPETPYISIIRDPFHHLKSQMNYYHLPMILGIEDSKDAVKTFLKDPWRYRNKSEVFFDHVNVTWDGTRNPLSFDLGWPAEKADKEEEASIYITQLDKEFTLVMILEHLDESVVMLRRLMCWEIRDVVYFLRIENKRYYAFKRYEATPEELDNHRRWSAVDYMLYDTFNKSLWRKIAAQGPDFFDELQYFRRIRVEVSHHCTEMMNTHKNETLTVKESRWSPEFDVDYTYCSYIYSKRVRRLDEVMRGYRITRKELDHSVMDTVINVLLKHKGFPTFKNIQDAHAAGIVGMHTHKIRAVGKYQYR
- the LOC118418496 gene encoding cyclin-dependent kinase 10-like isoform X1, which codes for MSEKDRRLSSASSTSTATERGGGQEREKLQLLSLSTGKFMDIPEKDRIGKCRSVQEFEKLNRLGEGTYGIVYRARDTRSGEIVALKKMRMDREKDGLPISGLREITLLLNVTHRNIVDLKEVVVGTKSLESIFLVMEYCEQDLASLLDNMDTPFSEAQVKCIMLQVFNGLEYLHDNFIIHRDLKVSNLLMTDKGCIKIADFGLARTFGLPPKPMTPRVVTLWYRSPELLLGAKTQTTAVDMWAAGCIFGELLAHKPLLPGRSEIHQLELIVELLGTPSEAIWPGFSQLPALEQISLKKQPYNNLKHRFPWLSEAGLRLLNFLFMYDPKKRGSAEECMKSSYFKEKPLPTEPELMPTFPHHRNRRRSVQRPEARPKDQDTAYKRPDFGQAFSSPAKKMKL
- the LOC118418496 gene encoding cyclin-dependent kinase 10-like isoform X2 — encoded protein: MSEKDRRLSSASSTSTATERGGGQEREKLQLLSLSTGKFMDIPEKDRIGKCRSVQEFEKLNRLGEGTYGIVYRARDTRSGEIVALKKMRMDREKDGLPISGLREITLLLNVTHRNIVDLKEVVVGTKSLESIFLVMEYCEQDLASLLDNMDTPFSEAQVKCIMLQVFNGLEYLHDNFIIHRDLKVSNLLMTDKGCIKIADFGLARTFGLPPKPMTPRVVTLWYRSPELLLGAKTQTTAVDMWAAGCIFGELLAHKPLLPGRSEIHQLELIVELLGTPSEAIWPGFSQLPALEQISLKKQPYNNLKHRFPWLSEAGLRLLNFLFMYDPKKRPKDQDTAYKRPDFGQAFSSPAKKMKL